DNA from Electrophorus electricus isolate fEleEle1 chromosome 5, fEleEle1.pri, whole genome shotgun sequence:
ATGATCATAACGAATCTTCCCACAGAAGTCTTGGAACCCACATCTAACAGCCACCAGTGCCATGGAGGAGGATAACGAATATGAAAACCTTGAGAGCCACTATACAAACATAGACAACTACAATAAGAGGGCAAGAGTACATGAAAGATTCTGCCTGGACACTGAAGTACAGAAACGAGGTAAATGTTCAGATCAACCACAGAATCAAAGGCAGAACAAAGTGAGAATTATTTAGGATCTATATCCCTCTGTAACCAAAGagaaaattaatcatttttttagTTGCCTAATTTCTTTAATTCCCAGTAAAATAAagtacatctttaaaaaaatgactggatttaattaaaaataaataaggaatgaatggttgaaatgtttggttttgctgcagcagaaacaaaaatcattttttaaatgtttttaagactgAACAGTGTTAAAAAATGCAGTCCACTCCTGTCTTAAGAACCCTCTTTGTGGAAAAAGACTGTACATATGTTCCACTCAAACAAAAGAGCAAAATCCCTTAgccaaaagtaaataaaactattaaaacactTAAATCATCAAAGAACTATTACAACACTTAAATCATCATTAAAGGaatgttttagattttgtcAGATGTAGACTGAAATACATCTGCAAAGCAGACAGCTGGaacatgatgttttaaaaaaataaagcaacatttCAGGCTTCTAATAGACAGAAGTTGTGGgttaagaagaaaataaatagtaTTACTTGAAGTTTCTAGCACATAAAGTagcagtcaaaagtttggacacacttgacagatgtgtttttaatagtaataaaggcattttaatctaatggattatgcttaaatttgttttcaagAACAATAGAATTTGGGAAAGGTGTTAGCATATACACAAAATCATTTATAAAACACAATTTTAGATTCAAATGATTAGTTCAAATGATTAGATTAGTTCCTCACCCTACAAGTGCTCTGCATATGTGAGAACATCTTGAAGACTGATGTAAAAGCATCGTAGGTTGCTgtctcatgaagctggttaagagaacaccaagagcatGCAGAGCTGTCATCAAAGTATAGGAAAGTTACTTCAAATGATGCAAACTCTACAATAGACAATATTTATCAtagcataatcacatatgtgttatttcatttatttgataccttccctgttttgttttaaaggagaaaatattaaaaataaacaaagagtaggTGTGTAGGTACTTTACCATTGCAGTATAATCTGAAAAGCAGTAGAGGAAGTCTAACTCTGTTGCTGTTGTAACTCTCCCAGGCTGTGAGGGGAGGCAGGCGCGCTCTGGAAAAccagctgcagtgtgtttggggctgctgtgtgttctcctgtcaGCTGTTATCATCGGCCTGTGGATAAAACACGATGCAGGCAGAGACCAGTTACAGAGTAGCTATGACAACATGACTAAGGAGAGAGACCAGTTACAGAGTAGCTATGACAACATGATTAAGGAGAGAGACCAGTTACTGGACATTAACAATAATTTGACTTTAGAGAGAGACCAATTACAGAGCAGTTATGATAACCTCACTATGGAAAGAGATGCATTTCAGCAAAAACTGGGTGAGGATGAATAATATTAGTACTACCACAATGGAAAATATACACTTACTgatgaaaatgcattatttgCTAAAAGACAGTTTACAGTCACACCACTCttcactgtctttctttttgaagaGAGGTGTTTTAAAGGTTGGAGGAAATTTGGAAGCAGCTATTACTACTTTTCTAATGGGAGAAAGAACTGGGCTGAGAGCAGGCAGTACTGTAGAGAGATGGGAGCAGATCTGGTGATcataaacagcagagaggaacaggtgaggggagtggagagaagACCCTCAGATCTGATAGAAATCTCCTAATTCAACTACATTCTATAGACTGAGTAATCTAGATTATATGTTTAGACTATCAGCACAAATCTCCTTATTCAACTACATTCTATAGACTGAGtaatatagattatatatttaCACTATCAGCACAAATCTCCTTATTCTAATTATATTTTCCTTCCCTCCAGGAGTTCATTAAGGAGGTAAACATATATGCCTGGATTGGTCTCAGTGATGCACAAACAGAGGGGATCTGGAAGTGGGTGGATGGGTCACCACTAACCACTGAGTGAGTAATACAATGTGcctttttcacacatttgtgaGTGTAGACTACACCCATACACTTTATTTTCTAACATCCTGCGGTCAGTAAACATACATTTGTTCCATTTTTCAATGGCATGCAGGGTGGATTAACTCACTGAAAACAACCTCAAGGTTGCTGTTATGCACCAGTGCCATTTTgtgattaaaacaaattaaatgcagtaaattgTAATCTGTGTGctgtattctgtgtgttgtgtgttattcCCAGATACTGGAGGACAGGGGAACCCAATGATACTGGCAATGATGAAGACTGTGCTGTTTATTTCAATGAAGTTGTCTCTCTGAATACGTGGAATGACATCCCCTGCTCATACGAGACAGGCTGGATCTGTGAAACTACAGTTGCTCCCACGTGGCTTTAGACATTTACATCAGTTGGTTTCTAAAACCAGTATAATTTTGGAAGGCTGTTAGTctatatttt
Protein-coding regions in this window:
- the LOC113568990 gene encoding C-type lectin domain family 4 member M-like, which encodes MEEDNEYENLESHYTNIDNYNKRARVHERFCLDTEVQKRGCEGRQARSGKPAAVCLGLLCVLLSAVIIGLWIKHDAGRDQLQSSYDNMTKERDQLQSSYDNMIKERDQLLDINNNLTLERDQLQSSYDNLTMERDAFQQKLERCFKGWRKFGSSYYYFSNGRKNWAESRQYCREMGADLVIINSREEQEFIKEVNIYAWIGLSDAQTEGIWKWVDGSPLTTEYWRTGEPNDTGNDEDCAVYFNEVVSLNTWNDIPCSYETGWICETTVAPTWL